A stretch of Microbacterium sp. LWH3-1.2 DNA encodes these proteins:
- a CDS encoding PucR family transcriptional regulator: MRDVIALDAVAQGVPEVLVGDDALDARVRWLHVSDSAGVARLLNGGELLLSTGSSWPIEPAELRRFIDELADAGLSGLVLELGTHYRYVPAVVVEAARDRGLALVVLHRELKFVTVTEAVHSRIITGQTDALRARDEVRERFTALVLRGSPADFIVHQLAQTLGAPIVLENLAYEVVASEVPLAMEEELFTEWELRSRSAHRRCEQRRERGIPAGADDWLIVPVEARGIRWGNLIALPGPEHAAGRMAVLEQGAIALAVGRLADGDADEWARIGRRRLVDGLLAGRFAGVGGAAARLEAAGLPLRGAKLYGLVVSGAPVAVERADAAARTLRGRALAGSAPAGVAAPAATMLVSLPPDAVFDDAAVVDFVRALVDAGDVERVTVSVGRGAEGIDAALASVHEAVDLAGGRRRRPGRGPHLRRAENRPLVQLVTALRDDHRVLEHGERMLAPLISYDLSRSGDLLDVLEAMLAHPGNRTAAAGASHLSRSVFYQRIALIEELLGSDLDDGETQTALHLALLVRRSAGR, translated from the coding sequence GTGCGCGATGTGATCGCGCTGGACGCGGTCGCGCAGGGTGTTCCCGAAGTGCTCGTCGGCGACGACGCGCTCGATGCGCGCGTGCGATGGCTGCACGTGTCCGACAGCGCGGGCGTCGCGCGCCTGCTGAACGGCGGCGAACTGCTGCTGTCGACCGGCTCGTCGTGGCCGATCGAGCCCGCCGAGCTGCGTCGGTTCATCGACGAGCTCGCTGACGCAGGACTCTCCGGCCTCGTGCTCGAACTGGGTACGCACTATCGCTACGTCCCCGCCGTGGTCGTGGAGGCTGCTCGCGACCGCGGCCTCGCCCTCGTCGTGCTCCACCGCGAGCTCAAGTTCGTCACGGTCACCGAGGCAGTCCACAGTCGCATCATCACAGGGCAGACCGACGCGCTGCGCGCCCGCGACGAGGTGCGCGAGCGCTTCACGGCGCTGGTGCTGCGCGGATCGCCCGCGGACTTCATCGTCCACCAGCTCGCGCAGACCCTCGGCGCGCCCATCGTGCTCGAGAACCTGGCCTACGAGGTCGTGGCCTCAGAGGTTCCCCTCGCGATGGAGGAGGAGCTCTTCACCGAGTGGGAGCTCCGGTCGCGCTCCGCCCACCGGCGTTGCGAGCAGCGCCGCGAGCGTGGCATCCCGGCCGGCGCGGACGACTGGCTGATCGTCCCGGTCGAGGCACGCGGCATCCGCTGGGGGAATCTCATCGCGCTGCCCGGGCCCGAGCACGCTGCGGGGCGCATGGCCGTGCTCGAGCAGGGTGCGATCGCCCTCGCGGTCGGCCGGCTCGCAGACGGCGATGCCGACGAATGGGCGCGTATCGGCCGGCGTCGTCTGGTGGATGGGCTGCTCGCCGGGCGCTTCGCCGGTGTCGGCGGCGCCGCCGCTCGTCTTGAGGCCGCCGGCCTTCCGTTACGAGGGGCCAAGCTTTACGGACTGGTCGTGTCGGGAGCCCCGGTCGCAGTGGAGCGAGCGGATGCTGCGGCCCGTACCCTGCGAGGGCGCGCGCTTGCGGGCTCGGCGCCTGCGGGTGTCGCCGCCCCCGCGGCGACGATGCTGGTCTCGTTGCCGCCGGACGCCGTGTTCGACGATGCCGCCGTGGTCGATTTCGTGCGCGCGCTCGTCGACGCCGGCGACGTGGAGCGCGTGACGGTGTCAGTGGGACGCGGTGCCGAAGGCATCGACGCCGCGCTCGCCTCGGTGCACGAGGCGGTGGATCTCGCGGGCGGCCGACGGCGTCGCCCGGGACGCGGTCCGCATCTGCGTCGCGCCGAGAACCGCCCGCTCGTGCAGTTGGTGACCGCCCTGCGCGACGACCACCGCGTGCTCGAGCACGGCGAGCGGATGCTGGCCCCGCTGATCTCCTACGACCTGTCTCGGTCGGGCGACCTGCTCGACGTTCTCGAGGCGATGCTCGCTCACCCGGGCAACCGCACGGCGGCGGCCGGAGCATCGCATCTGTCCCGGTCTGTGTTCTATCAGCGGATCGCCCTCATCGAGGAGCTGCTCGGCTCCGATCTCGACGACGGTGAGACTCAGACCGCGCTGCACCTCGCGCTGCTGGTGCGGAGGTCGGCAGGACGCTGA
- a CDS encoding cupin domain-containing protein, translating into MNPAIVTDAASLALDLEPLPADQVVEGTPATGHAELTETIGVWEHTPGTSTDVETDEVFVVLSGSATVSFDDLALEPIELRAGSVVRLTAGMRTVWTVTETLRKVYIAG; encoded by the coding sequence GTGAACCCCGCAATCGTGACGGATGCCGCGTCCCTCGCACTCGACCTGGAACCGCTGCCCGCCGACCAGGTGGTGGAGGGCACCCCGGCGACCGGCCACGCCGAGCTGACCGAGACCATCGGGGTGTGGGAGCACACGCCCGGCACGTCGACCGACGTCGAGACGGACGAGGTCTTCGTCGTGCTCTCCGGCTCGGCGACGGTGTCGTTCGATGATCTGGCACTCGAGCCGATCGAGCTCCGCGCGGGGTCGGTGGTACGCCTGACGGCCGGGATGCGCACGGTCTGGACGGTGACCGAGACACTGCGCAAGGTCTACATCGCCGGCTGA
- a CDS encoding NAD(P)/FAD-dependent oxidoreductase, translating to MGTTVFERQRPAASVVQHSLAQARHSVFWRDDLPDSLLPDRPALVGTHRADLVVVGGGYTGLWTALLATERDPDAKVVVVEAQRIGWAASGRNGGFCEASLTHGHENGMARWPKEMPTLDRLGHENLDAIEASEARFGMDFQFERTGQLAPAVEPHQVEWLKEWAADGEEGVVYLDQAEAQASVHSPTYLAAVWEKNACGMVHPARMAAELARVCEERGVVIFERSHVTGLDTSGPGVVVITPDGRVEASHAALGTNVFPSLIKRNRLMTVPVYDYVLMTEPLTGAQVDSIGWQDRQGIGDMANQFHYYRITKDNRILFGGYDAIYRYGRKMNAEYENRPETWAKLASHFFTTFPQLEGLRFTHQWAGAIDTSTQFTAFFGTARDRRVAYAAGFTGLGVGSTRFAGEVMLDLLDGVKNERTELEMVRKRPLPFPPEPAASMGINATRWSLDRADHNKGKRNLLLKTLDALGLGFDS from the coding sequence GTGGGCACGACCGTCTTCGAACGACAGCGGCCGGCAGCATCCGTCGTCCAGCACTCCCTCGCCCAGGCGAGGCACTCGGTGTTCTGGCGCGACGACCTTCCCGACAGCCTCCTGCCCGATCGACCCGCGCTCGTCGGCACGCACCGCGCCGACCTGGTCGTCGTCGGCGGCGGCTACACCGGGCTGTGGACGGCGCTTCTCGCGACCGAGCGCGACCCCGACGCGAAGGTCGTCGTCGTCGAGGCGCAGCGCATCGGGTGGGCAGCGTCCGGTCGCAACGGCGGATTCTGCGAGGCCAGTCTCACCCACGGCCACGAGAACGGCATGGCCCGCTGGCCGAAGGAGATGCCGACCCTCGACCGCCTGGGCCATGAGAACCTGGATGCGATCGAGGCGTCCGAGGCCCGATTCGGCATGGACTTCCAGTTCGAACGCACGGGACAGCTCGCTCCGGCCGTCGAGCCGCACCAGGTGGAGTGGCTGAAGGAGTGGGCAGCCGACGGCGAGGAGGGCGTGGTCTATCTCGATCAGGCCGAGGCCCAGGCATCCGTCCACTCCCCCACGTACCTCGCGGCGGTCTGGGAGAAGAACGCGTGCGGCATGGTCCACCCCGCGCGAATGGCCGCCGAGCTCGCTCGCGTCTGCGAGGAGCGTGGCGTCGTGATCTTCGAGCGCTCGCACGTGACCGGGCTCGACACGAGCGGACCCGGTGTGGTCGTGATCACCCCCGACGGGCGGGTGGAGGCGTCCCATGCTGCGCTCGGCACGAACGTCTTCCCGTCGCTCATCAAGCGCAACCGGCTCATGACGGTCCCCGTCTACGACTACGTGCTCATGACGGAGCCGCTCACCGGCGCGCAGGTCGACTCGATCGGCTGGCAAGACCGCCAGGGAATCGGCGACATGGCGAACCAGTTCCACTACTACCGGATCACCAAGGACAACCGGATCCTGTTCGGCGGCTACGACGCGATCTACCGGTACGGCCGCAAGATGAACGCCGAGTACGAGAACCGGCCCGAGACCTGGGCCAAGCTCGCGAGTCATTTCTTCACCACCTTCCCGCAGCTCGAAGGGTTGCGCTTCACGCACCAGTGGGCCGGAGCGATCGACACGTCGACCCAGTTCACGGCGTTCTTCGGCACCGCCCGGGACCGCCGCGTCGCGTACGCCGCGGGCTTCACGGGACTCGGCGTCGGATCGACCCGCTTCGCCGGCGAGGTCATGCTCGATCTGCTCGACGGCGTCAAGAACGAACGCACAGAGCTCGAGATGGTCCGCAAGCGGCCGCTCCCGTTCCCGCCCGAGCCCGCCGCGTCGATGGGCATCAACGCGACCCGCTGGTCGCTCGACCGTGCCGACCACAACAAGGGCAAGCGCAACCTCCTGCTGAAGACGCTCGATGCGCTGGGCCTGGGATTCGACTCGTGA
- a CDS encoding cysteine hydrolase family protein, with protein MTRLLLLIDIQRDYFPGGRHPLVDPDAAADAAARLLAGFRTSGERVVHVQHVWDGPDAAFFASGTPGVEFDPRVAPDGEEHVVVKHEPNAFLGTGLESLLRAADADEIVVAGMMSSMCVDATVRAASDLGFRIAVAQDACAAPDLAYDGRTVPGAQVHLAFMAALDGTYARVADVDALIGELVTG; from the coding sequence GTGACCCGGCTCCTGCTCCTCATCGACATCCAGCGCGACTACTTTCCGGGAGGGCGGCATCCGCTCGTCGACCCGGATGCCGCCGCCGATGCCGCCGCGCGACTGCTCGCGGGATTCCGTACGTCGGGTGAGCGTGTCGTGCACGTGCAGCACGTGTGGGACGGACCGGATGCCGCCTTCTTCGCCTCCGGAACCCCCGGCGTCGAATTCGATCCGCGTGTCGCGCCCGACGGCGAGGAGCACGTCGTCGTCAAGCACGAGCCGAACGCGTTCCTGGGCACCGGGCTCGAGTCGCTGCTGCGTGCAGCGGATGCCGACGAGATCGTCGTGGCCGGCATGATGTCGAGCATGTGCGTCGACGCCACCGTGCGCGCGGCGTCCGATCTCGGCTTCCGCATCGCGGTCGCACAGGATGCGTGCGCCGCGCCCGACCTCGCCTACGACGGCCGCACCGTACCGGGCGCGCAGGTGCACCTCGCCTTCATGGCGGCGCTCGACGGCACGTACGCCCGCGTCGCCGACGTCGATGCGCTGATCGGCGAGCTCGTCACCGGCTGA
- a CDS encoding ABC transporter permease — protein MTTQTETETILQAGTHEDRRGAAPRRRAHRSWSDIAFGVWGVLVMLFLFLPIIVIVVHSFNTGRLLAVWDGFGFDAFGSILVKPAIQNAVRVSLITALIAAIIATVLGTLAGIAMARHPGKWVWWFLGLLLLVSVTPEIVDAVALLPFLVFLGQDLGMTMFNDGIVRLSVGSSLFATAVVSYIVRARLVGQDAQLEEASADLYAKPFTTFRRVTLALAMPAVLAGFLLAFTLSLDNTIVAAFVQVSGTTPWPVYVLSALRTGLRPEIAAVSTIMLVLTLVALALVALVLKRAGDSATQIARTMTGG, from the coding sequence GTGACCACGCAGACCGAGACCGAGACGATCCTGCAGGCCGGGACGCACGAGGACCGCCGGGGCGCCGCGCCGCGCCGGCGCGCCCACAGGTCGTGGTCGGACATCGCCTTCGGCGTGTGGGGAGTGCTCGTCATGCTCTTCCTGTTCCTGCCGATCATCGTGATCGTCGTCCACTCGTTCAACACCGGCCGCCTGCTGGCGGTGTGGGACGGCTTCGGCTTCGACGCCTTCGGTTCGATCCTCGTGAAGCCGGCGATCCAGAACGCCGTGAGGGTGTCGCTCATCACCGCGCTGATCGCGGCGATCATCGCGACGGTCCTGGGGACCCTTGCGGGCATCGCCATGGCACGGCATCCCGGCAAATGGGTGTGGTGGTTCCTCGGGCTCCTGCTCCTGGTGTCGGTGACCCCCGAGATCGTCGACGCGGTCGCCCTGCTCCCGTTCCTGGTGTTCCTCGGACAAGACCTCGGCATGACGATGTTCAACGACGGCATCGTACGCCTGTCGGTGGGCTCGTCACTGTTCGCGACAGCGGTGGTGTCGTACATCGTGCGCGCCCGGCTGGTGGGTCAGGACGCTCAGCTGGAAGAGGCCTCCGCCGATCTCTACGCCAAGCCGTTCACCACCTTCCGCCGGGTCACGCTCGCCCTCGCGATGCCCGCGGTGCTCGCCGGCTTCCTGCTGGCGTTCACGCTGAGTCTCGACAACACGATCGTGGCCGCGTTCGTGCAGGTGTCGGGCACGACGCCGTGGCCCGTCTATGTGCTGAGTGCGCTGCGGACCGGTCTGCGCCCCGAGATCGCCGCGGTGTCGACGATCATGCTCGTCCTGACCCTCGTCGCCCTCGCTCTGGTGGCACTCGTGCTCAAGCGTGCGGGCGATTCCGCGACGCAGATCGCCCGCACGATGACGGGCGGCTGA
- a CDS encoding ABC transporter permease — protein sequence MRKRATGAVGPALAVPAWAWLLVFFVAPVAMVVWFSFGYKPGVFGTHANDILSFDRYVEAISPTFLATFQNTLWVGIIGTVLCFAIGAPVAYWMAFKVKPQRRGILIALVLVPFWTNFLVRTIGWQVILAPEGWLSTLLQGIGVLDGPLELLYTRTAVIIGVVYNYLPLMILPLFVAFDRVGPALREASKDLGAGKITTFFRVTLPLSQPGIVAGVLLVFIPLMGDYITATVLGGAKGNMVGQLVAGQFQTAQNWALGSAMAVLLMLLIMVAIGVCAVIIWLIAQPFRSRNRLVLGPVPATAETDAAPAAPLEVTT from the coding sequence GTGCGTAAGCGCGCCACCGGCGCCGTCGGCCCCGCGCTCGCGGTCCCTGCCTGGGCGTGGCTGCTCGTCTTCTTCGTCGCACCGGTCGCGATGGTCGTGTGGTTCAGCTTCGGCTACAAGCCCGGCGTGTTCGGCACCCACGCCAACGACATCCTGTCGTTCGACCGGTACGTCGAGGCCATCTCGCCGACGTTCCTCGCGACGTTCCAGAACACGCTGTGGGTGGGGATCATCGGCACCGTGCTCTGCTTCGCGATCGGAGCGCCGGTCGCGTACTGGATGGCCTTCAAGGTCAAGCCGCAGCGCCGCGGCATCCTGATCGCCCTCGTCCTCGTGCCGTTCTGGACCAACTTCCTCGTCCGGACCATCGGCTGGCAGGTGATCCTCGCCCCCGAGGGATGGCTCTCGACACTGCTTCAGGGAATCGGCGTGCTCGACGGACCGCTCGAGCTGCTGTACACGCGCACCGCCGTGATCATCGGCGTCGTGTACAACTACCTGCCGCTGATGATCCTCCCGCTGTTCGTGGCGTTCGATCGGGTCGGGCCGGCGCTGCGCGAGGCGTCCAAGGACCTGGGCGCCGGCAAGATCACGACGTTCTTCCGCGTCACGCTCCCGCTGTCGCAGCCGGGCATCGTCGCCGGCGTCCTGCTGGTGTTCATCCCGCTGATGGGCGACTACATCACCGCGACGGTGCTGGGCGGTGCGAAGGGCAACATGGTGGGCCAGCTCGTCGCGGGACAGTTCCAGACCGCGCAGAACTGGGCCCTCGGATCGGCCATGGCCGTGCTGCTCATGCTCCTGATCATGGTCGCGATCGGGGTGTGCGCGGTGATCATCTGGCTCATCGCGCAGCCGTTCCGCTCGCGCAACCGGCTGGTCCTGGGGCCGGTTCCCGCGACCGCGGAGACGGATGCTGCGCCCGCAGCGCCACTGGAGGTGACGACGTGA
- a CDS encoding polyamine ABC transporter substrate-binding protein produces MTQPRTPLRILAPEGVAPLIARELSRRRFLSLAALAGGATVLAACAPGGSGSPAPQATGGALEDSLSVYTWAEYDAPEVVEAFTAELGPKVTLDSYGSNEELIAKLVAAKGTSGYDIVVPTGVFIPQMIEQGLLQKLNKDLLPNLSNMDPAFLGRAWDPGNDYSICKAWGTTGYVYDKTVITRELTTWADYFDAAQNEASGKTAMSDDPAGVVGSYFWANDLDWNTDDPAELEAARAFLVEKIAPHVAAFDSAAGANTIPQGTHALLMAWNGDARLGIQESSEPDRWQWVLPGPQTELWMDNWAIATGAAHPEAAHAFINFAMVPENQLLNLEWVGYNVGGKDMQAAAEDAEVERLDMIFFTPEQLESMHEQVINDSLSTRVEIYNEVKAAAGA; encoded by the coding sequence ATGACTCAGCCTCGTACCCCGCTCCGCATCCTCGCTCCCGAGGGCGTCGCGCCCCTCATCGCGCGCGAGCTGTCGCGTCGGCGGTTCCTGAGTCTCGCCGCGCTGGCCGGCGGCGCCACCGTGCTGGCCGCCTGCGCTCCCGGCGGCAGCGGCTCCCCCGCCCCTCAGGCGACCGGCGGCGCCCTCGAGGACAGCCTGTCGGTGTACACATGGGCCGAGTACGACGCGCCCGAGGTCGTCGAGGCGTTCACCGCCGAGCTCGGGCCGAAGGTCACCCTCGACTCGTACGGATCGAACGAGGAGCTCATCGCCAAACTCGTCGCCGCGAAGGGGACATCGGGCTACGACATCGTCGTACCCACGGGTGTCTTCATTCCGCAGATGATCGAGCAGGGACTTCTGCAGAAGCTCAACAAGGACCTCTTGCCCAACCTCTCGAACATGGACCCGGCGTTCCTCGGCCGCGCATGGGATCCGGGCAACGACTACTCCATCTGCAAGGCGTGGGGCACGACGGGCTATGTCTATGACAAGACCGTCATCACCCGCGAACTGACCACGTGGGCCGACTATTTCGACGCCGCCCAGAACGAGGCGAGCGGCAAGACCGCGATGTCGGACGACCCTGCGGGCGTCGTCGGTTCGTACTTCTGGGCCAACGATCTGGACTGGAACACCGACGACCCTGCCGAGCTCGAGGCGGCCCGCGCCTTCCTCGTGGAGAAGATCGCCCCCCACGTGGCGGCATTCGATTCCGCGGCCGGCGCCAACACCATCCCGCAGGGCACCCATGCCCTGCTCATGGCCTGGAACGGCGACGCGCGGCTCGGCATCCAGGAGTCGTCCGAGCCCGACCGCTGGCAGTGGGTGCTGCCCGGCCCGCAGACCGAGCTCTGGATGGACAACTGGGCGATCGCGACCGGGGCAGCCCACCCCGAAGCGGCTCACGCCTTCATCAACTTCGCCATGGTCCCCGAGAACCAGCTGCTGAACCTCGAGTGGGTCGGCTACAACGTCGGTGGCAAAGACATGCAGGCTGCGGCCGAGGACGCCGAGGTCGAGCGTCTCGACATGATCTTCTTCACGCCCGAGCAGCTCGAGAGCATGCACGAGCAGGTGATCAACGACTCGCTGAGCACGCGCGTGGAGATCTACAACGAGGTGAAGGCTGCGGCCGGTGCGTAA
- a CDS encoding ABC transporter ATP-binding protein, whose protein sequence is MSTGMATAAQATAEQAPTGSEGARGAVVLSGITKYYGEQLAVDDLSLQIQPGEFISLLGPSGCGKTTTLRMIAGFEHPDAGDIRISGRSVLAAAPYKRDVNTVFQAYALFPHLSVAENVAYGLQQRRTPKAEVRERVTQALDMVQMRRFGDRKPTQLSGGQQQRIALARALVNRPAVLLLDEPLGALDRQLREEMQLELKLLQSRLGITFVFVTHDQGEALSMSDRIAIMRAGRIEQLADADTVYARPASAYVAAFVGQQNFFRGPAAEAGAAITSPHALVRATSPVLTATNLGEAAVRPEFIRIEKNAPAAGAGAEALPEANTARGQLIGVSHLGDTMQYLVQLGPDQSLIVRRPTPDAPALSIGDAVVCTWAAHHVLLFPAADDAAKQGGYIAPPTA, encoded by the coding sequence ATGTCCACAGGCATGGCGACCGCAGCGCAGGCGACGGCGGAGCAGGCTCCCACCGGCAGCGAGGGCGCGCGCGGGGCCGTCGTCCTGTCGGGGATCACGAAGTACTACGGCGAACAGCTCGCCGTCGACGATCTGTCGCTGCAGATCCAGCCGGGCGAGTTCATCTCGCTTCTCGGGCCGTCGGGTTGCGGCAAGACGACCACCCTGCGGATGATCGCGGGTTTCGAGCACCCGGATGCCGGCGACATCCGCATCTCCGGTCGCTCGGTGCTCGCCGCTGCGCCCTACAAGCGCGATGTCAACACCGTCTTCCAGGCCTATGCCCTGTTCCCGCACCTGTCGGTCGCCGAGAACGTCGCGTACGGGCTGCAGCAGCGCCGTACCCCGAAGGCCGAGGTGCGCGAGCGCGTCACCCAGGCGCTCGACATGGTGCAGATGCGCCGTTTCGGCGACCGCAAGCCGACGCAGCTGTCGGGCGGTCAGCAGCAGCGCATCGCGCTGGCCCGTGCGCTGGTGAACCGCCCCGCCGTCCTGCTGCTCGATGAGCCGCTCGGTGCGCTCGATCGCCAGCTGCGCGAGGAGATGCAGCTCGAGCTCAAGCTGCTGCAGTCGCGCCTGGGCATCACCTTCGTCTTCGTGACGCACGACCAGGGCGAGGCACTGTCGATGAGCGACCGCATCGCGATCATGCGTGCGGGCCGGATCGAACAGCTCGCCGACGCCGACACCGTCTACGCACGACCCGCTTCGGCGTACGTGGCGGCCTTCGTCGGGCAGCAGAACTTCTTCCGTGGCCCCGCCGCCGAGGCAGGGGCGGCGATCACCTCGCCGCACGCGCTGGTGCGCGCCACCTCACCCGTGCTCACGGCGACGAACCTCGGCGAGGCGGCCGTGCGTCCCGAGTTCATCCGCATCGAGAAGAACGCCCCGGCGGCGGGCGCGGGGGCCGAGGCGCTTCCCGAGGCCAACACCGCACGCGGCCAGCTGATCGGTGTCTCGCACCTCGGTGACACGATGCAGTACCTCGTGCAGCTCGGGCCGGACCAGAGCCTCATCGTGCGACGCCCGACGCCCGACGCGCCCGCACTCTCGATCGGCGACGCCGTCGTGTGCACGTGGGCGGCCCACCACGTGCTGCTGTTCCCCGCCGCCGACGACGCGGCGAAGCAGGGCGGTTACATCGCACCTCCGACCGCCTGA
- a CDS encoding DNA-formamidopyrimidine glycosylase family protein, which translates to MPEGDTVFRAARRLDSALAGATVSRFELRVPQLATVDLRGEVVHDVVSRGKHLLHRIGSWTLHTHLKMEGEWHVYPRGERWHAPAFRARAIIGATATDGAEWETVGFDLADITLVPTTAEDDLVGYLGPDPLSDSWDPEEATRRLAADIRAVHVAVQDQRNIAGFGNEYANEILFVRGVLPTTPAKETDAAAIVDLGARMIRANRNRAGRTFTGDARPGRSTWVYRREGRPCRRCGTLIEGGSLGADPTRERIVFWCPTCQR; encoded by the coding sequence GTGCCTGAGGGCGACACGGTCTTCCGCGCCGCCCGGCGACTGGATTCGGCTCTCGCCGGCGCCACCGTGTCGCGCTTCGAGTTACGCGTCCCTCAGCTGGCGACGGTCGATCTGCGCGGCGAGGTCGTGCACGATGTGGTCTCGCGCGGCAAGCATCTCCTTCATCGCATCGGATCGTGGACGCTCCACACGCATCTCAAGATGGAGGGTGAGTGGCACGTCTACCCTCGCGGTGAACGCTGGCACGCCCCCGCCTTCCGTGCGCGGGCGATCATCGGCGCGACGGCAACTGACGGCGCGGAGTGGGAGACCGTCGGGTTCGACCTCGCCGACATCACGCTCGTGCCCACGACAGCCGAGGACGACCTGGTCGGCTACCTCGGCCCCGATCCGCTCTCCGACTCCTGGGACCCCGAGGAAGCCACGCGGCGCCTGGCCGCCGACATCCGTGCGGTGCACGTCGCCGTGCAGGACCAGCGCAACATCGCGGGTTTCGGCAACGAGTACGCGAACGAGATCCTCTTCGTCCGCGGCGTCCTGCCCACCACACCGGCGAAGGAGACGGATGCCGCCGCCATCGTGGATCTCGGAGCCCGCATGATCCGCGCCAACCGCAACCGGGCCGGCCGCACCTTCACCGGTGACGCCCGCCCCGGTCGGTCGACGTGGGTGTACCGTCGCGAAGGCCGCCCGTGCCGTCGTTGCGGCACCCTGATCGAGGGTGGGAGCCTCGGCGCCGATCCGACGCGCGAGCGCATCGTCTTCTGGTGCCCCACGTGTCAGCGCTGA